In Janibacter alkaliphilus, the following proteins share a genomic window:
- a CDS encoding alpha/beta fold hydrolase: protein MEGDDHQGPPVVLVHGNVSSSIFFQPLMQSLPVSSYAIDLRGFGGSQSLGVDATRGLRDDSDDVAAVLDALGITRAHLVGWPMGGGIIMQLLIDRPDLVASLTLSATMSPFGVGGTLADGSLRTPDGAGTGGTGANQDFVARLAAGDTTDESPNSPRSVLATGPRASTGPASRRGPVGCSTRWPRPWWTPPGSSRRTPSRRCCGSTAART from the coding sequence GTGGAGGGGGACGACCACCAGGGCCCGCCGGTGGTGCTGGTGCACGGCAACGTCTCCAGCTCGATCTTCTTCCAGCCGCTCATGCAGTCGCTGCCGGTGAGCTCCTACGCCATCGACCTGCGCGGCTTCGGCGGCTCGCAGAGCCTCGGCGTGGACGCCACCCGCGGCCTGCGCGACGACTCCGACGACGTCGCCGCGGTGCTCGACGCCCTCGGCATCACCCGGGCGCACCTCGTCGGCTGGCCGATGGGCGGCGGGATCATCATGCAGCTGCTCATCGACCGTCCGGACCTCGTCGCCTCGCTGACCCTCTCGGCGACGATGTCGCCCTTCGGCGTCGGCGGCACCCTCGCCGACGGCTCGCTGCGCACCCCCGACGGCGCCGGCACCGGCGGCACCGGGGCGAACCAGGACTTCGTCGCCCGGCTGGCCGCAGGGGACACCACCGACGAGTCGCCGAACAGCCCGCGCTCGGTGCTGGCGACGGGACCGAGAGCGAGCACTGGCCCGGCTTCGCGCCGGGGACCGGTGGGGTGCTCAACACGATGGCCCCGACCCTGGTGGACACCTCCGGGATCGTCGAGGCGGACCCCAAGCCGCCGGTGCTGTGGATCCACGGCAGCGAGGACGTGA
- a CDS encoding alpha/beta fold hydrolase translates to MDQHVGSGPQPPETTEIGLDDGPIHVGRWRPDAGGIPVLAIHGITANLMCWARLAELLPDRCVIAPDLRGRGGSRDLPPGGLVQHADDLARVLEELGVDRAVVVGHSMGAFVAVRFAERHPEKVERLVLVDGGLPLPPAPPREDGSVPTPAELLGPVFERLTTTFPDRESYHRFWQAHPAIGALWDDYARAYVDGDLVGGPPAMTPAARPEAARLNADELTGPEEYVAALRGLPGPVPLLTAPRGLFDESAGMYPPAWLQRWDEELEHVEIREVPDVNHYGIVLAQAGARQVAATITRQEETA, encoded by the coding sequence ATGGATCAGCACGTCGGCAGCGGCCCCCAGCCGCCGGAGACGACCGAGATCGGGCTCGACGACGGGCCGATCCACGTGGGCCGCTGGCGGCCCGACGCCGGGGGGATCCCGGTGCTGGCGATCCACGGGATCACCGCCAACCTCATGTGCTGGGCGCGGCTGGCCGAGCTGCTCCCGGACCGCTGCGTCATCGCCCCCGACCTGCGCGGCCGCGGGGGGTCGCGCGACCTGCCGCCCGGAGGGCTGGTGCAGCACGCCGACGACCTGGCCCGGGTGCTGGAGGAGCTCGGGGTGGACCGGGCGGTGGTCGTCGGGCACAGCATGGGGGCCTTCGTCGCCGTCCGCTTCGCCGAGCGTCACCCGGAGAAGGTGGAGCGGCTCGTCCTCGTCGACGGCGGGCTGCCGCTGCCGCCGGCGCCGCCGCGGGAGGACGGCAGCGTCCCCACCCCGGCCGAGCTGCTCGGTCCGGTCTTCGAGCGGCTGACCACGACCTTCCCGGACCGCGAGTCCTACCACCGCTTCTGGCAGGCGCACCCGGCGATCGGGGCGCTGTGGGACGACTACGCGCGCGCCTACGTCGACGGCGACCTCGTCGGCGGGCCGCCGGCGATGACCCCGGCCGCCCGGCCCGAGGCCGCCCGGCTCAACGCCGACGAGCTGACCGGCCCCGAGGAGTACGTCGCCGCGCTGCGGGGGCTGCCCGGCCCGGTGCCGCTGCTCACCGCCCCGCGCGGGCTCTTCGACGAGAGCGCGGGGATGTACCCGCCGGCCTGGCTGCAGCGCTGGGACGAGGAGCTGGAGCACGTCGAGATCCGCGAGGTCCCCGACGTCAATCACTACGGGATCGTGCTCGCCCAGGCGGGGGCCCGTCAGGTCGCCGCCACCATCACCCGCCAGGAGGAGACCGCATGA
- a CDS encoding alanine/glycine:cation symporter family protein, with translation MISTLATLTPPAAESGTLTDIENAINDVFGPFADWLASWVFYAIPLPGGLELPIVVLWLVAAGVIISTYFGFIQFRGFKIATEVVRGKFSHPDDPGEITHFQALSSALSGTVGLGNIAGVGAAMALGGPGACFWMIVCGLLGMATKFAECTLGVKYRTIHEDGTVSGGPFKYLPIAFGKLGRIPALILTGIFAIAIFGFGVGGGNMFQANQTFVQAKDVTGGDDGPLGSDGAALIFGIVLALLVGAVILGGIKSIARVTSKLVPVMGITYVIACLFVILFNVGHIPAALGDIVSGAFSPEAGLGGLVGVLIVGFQRGAFSNEAGLGSAPIAHSPVKTRRPVSEGFVALLEPFIDTVVICTMTALTIIIADAPSYREGIETVKSGGDAPDGVTLTSDAFETFLPWFPTLLAIAVLLFAFSTLVTWSYYGQKAWEFFFGRSTPSVAIYKLIFCTFTVIGTVLTFAQVLSMTDSFLFICGFVNLLGIYMLLPVIKKEMTEYLADRKSGRLYELGADDEAHLAQIREEQGNTGELPRMKSTDND, from the coding sequence ATGATCAGCACCCTGGCCACACTCACGCCACCAGCCGCGGAGAGCGGCACCCTGACCGACATCGAGAACGCCATCAACGATGTCTTCGGACCGTTCGCCGACTGGCTCGCCAGCTGGGTCTTCTACGCCATCCCGCTGCCCGGGGGGCTCGAGCTGCCGATCGTCGTGCTGTGGCTCGTCGCCGCCGGCGTCATCATCAGCACCTACTTCGGCTTCATCCAGTTCCGCGGCTTCAAGATCGCCACCGAGGTCGTCCGCGGCAAGTTCTCGCACCCGGACGACCCGGGCGAGATCACCCACTTCCAGGCGCTCTCCTCGGCGCTGTCCGGCACCGTCGGCCTCGGCAACATCGCCGGTGTCGGTGCGGCCATGGCGCTCGGTGGTCCGGGCGCCTGCTTCTGGATGATCGTCTGCGGGCTGCTCGGCATGGCGACGAAGTTCGCCGAGTGCACCCTCGGCGTGAAGTACCGGACCATCCACGAGGACGGCACGGTCTCCGGCGGTCCCTTCAAGTACCTGCCGATCGCCTTCGGCAAGCTGGGCCGGATCCCGGCGCTGATCCTCACCGGCATCTTCGCCATCGCGATCTTCGGCTTCGGCGTCGGCGGCGGCAACATGTTCCAGGCCAACCAGACCTTCGTCCAGGCCAAGGACGTCACCGGCGGTGACGACGGCCCGCTCGGCAGCGACGGTGCGGCGCTGATCTTCGGCATCGTCCTGGCCCTGCTCGTCGGCGCGGTGATCCTCGGTGGCATCAAGTCGATCGCCCGGGTCACCAGCAAGCTGGTCCCGGTCATGGGCATCACCTACGTCATCGCCTGCCTCTTCGTCATCCTCTTCAACGTCGGCCACATCCCGGCGGCGCTCGGTGACATCGTCAGCGGTGCCTTCAGCCCGGAGGCCGGGCTCGGTGGTTTGGTCGGTGTGCTGATCGTCGGCTTCCAGCGCGGTGCCTTCTCCAACGAGGCCGGGCTCGGCTCGGCGCCGATCGCGCACTCCCCGGTGAAGACCCGACGTCCGGTCTCGGAGGGCTTCGTCGCCCTGCTCGAGCCCTTCATCGACACGGTCGTCATCTGCACCATGACCGCGCTGACGATCATCATCGCCGACGCCCCCTCCTACCGGGAGGGCATCGAGACGGTGAAGAGCGGCGGCGACGCCCCCGACGGCGTCACCCTCACCTCGGACGCCTTCGAGACCTTCCTGCCGTGGTTCCCGACCCTGCTGGCGATCGCGGTGCTGCTCTTCGCCTTCTCCACGCTGGTCACCTGGAGCTACTACGGGCAGAAGGCCTGGGAGTTCTTCTTCGGCCGCAGCACCCCGTCGGTGGCGATCTACAAGCTCATCTTCTGCACGTTCACCGTCATCGGCACCGTGCTGACCTTCGCCCAGGTCCTGAGCATGACCGACTCGTTCCTCTTCATCTGCGGCTTCGTGAACCTGCTCGGTATCTACATGCTGCTGCCGGTGATCAAGAAGGAGATGACGGAGTACCTGGCCGACCGCAAGTCGGGCCGGCTCTACGAGCTCGGCGCGGACGACGAGGCCCACCTGGCCCAGATCCGCGAGGAGCAGGGCAACACCGGCGAGCTGCCCCGGATGAAGTCGACCGACAACGACTGA